A stretch of DNA from Halobacteriovorax sp. JY17:
AGGTTTCATTGAACTATTGGCGGGAATCAATTCAATCATATTCTTGTTGGGAGAATATCTTTTTACTGTCGCTTCTCCATCGACGATGGCAATAATTGTCTGGCCACGATTGGCATTTTGTTGATGTCTACAAACGATAATATCTCCGTCCAAAATCCCATCTTCAATCATGGAGTCGCCCTTTACGTTGAGAGCGTAGTATTGTTTATTATCTCTAATCATATGGGCCGGAACACCAATGGTATTGTCTGGATTCTCAATGGCCTCAATTGGAATACCTGCGGCCACGTCTCCTAGAAGAGGAATATCAATTGTTGAATCAATAGAGTTTATTACTTGGTTTTCTTTGGGTTTTAATCCGCGTCTAGCATTCCAATCTGAATCAATATGGCCTGCATCTTTTAAATATTTAAGGTATCTTTGTACTGAACCAAAAGATTTAAGGGCAAAGGCCTCTTTGATTTCTTTCTGCGTGGGAGCGACTTCGTGTTCGTCCCAATAGGCAGTGATAAAATCTAGAACTTCTTTTTGTTTCTTTGTTATAGTCATACTTAAATTTTAAGCGTAAGTTTTGCGTAAGTCAAGGCTTTATTTTTTGGAATATATTCTATGGATTTTAAGAACCTCATCTTTGATAACGTCTACTCAAATAAGATTTTTCTAAGCCTTACTATCTTCATCGTAGTTATGATTCTTAGAATGTTTGTGGCCAAAGGATTAAATAATGCCACTAATATGAAAATTGATAAGAGAAGACGCTGGTTCGTTAATCTAAATTCAATGGTCTCTTTTCTCATTCTTATTTCCTTCTTTCTTATTTGGTCGAATGAAATTAAAACAATCGCTTTCTCTCTTGCAGCAATTCTAGTCGCAATAGTTATCGCCTCTAAAGAGTTCACTCTAAATTTCTTTGGGGGACTTTTTAAAATTACTCAAAATAGTTTTCATATCGGAGATCGTATTGAAATTAATGGTCTTCGAGGAGATGTTATTGACCGCACACTTTTTTCTACTAAAGTTCTAGAGATTGGCCCCGGTCATGAGACTCACCAGCTAACAGGAAGAAGTATTATTATTCCAAATAGTGTCTTCCTCACAAATTGTCTTATTAATGAATCACACTTAAAGAACTACGTTCTTCATACTTTTAAAATTCCTGTTAAGGGAAGTATTGACTGGGAAGCGAGTGAGAAGCTTCTCGTTGAAATTTGCGAAAAACACTGTAGTGATTACTTTGAAAGGGCGCAAAAGCACTTTGATAGAATTCAGAAAACTTCTCATTTAGAAATACCTGTTTTAAAGCCTAGGGTTCATATAAATGTAATCTCCCCTGACCAATTAGATCTAATTGTCAGATTTACCGCTCCTGCGGGTCTAAAGGGGCGAATTGAGCAACGTATATTGAAAGATTATTTACGAGAATATAAGAATATTAAATAAAATATCAGTTAGTTAAGCACTTATCGATAAGCATAGCTAATAATGTATATTAGCTGTAAGTATTTATTAGATTGACTTAATCTCTTTCTCTTTGGTAGAAATACCTATCAAATTTTTACTCTATGAGAGGAGAGACTCGTGAAAAAATTTCTAGCAGCAACACTACTAACGATTTTTACTTTTTCAGCATCAGCTGGAATGAGATCACTTCCATTTACGCAAACAGACTTAGAATTTGTAGACGATTCAAAAACTTATGACGTGGACTATCACACTATTTCAGAGGTAACTGTTGAAGAAGTAGAGATAGGAGACGAGTTCGTATGGGCTCCTCAATATAAAGGTTTTGAAAAGAACCTAGGTGAAGTGATCATGGTTGTGGATAAATTGATCGCACTTGGAAAAAAGATTTGGGTAATTGTTGAAGCAGGTAAACCTGTTGTAACTGTTAACATGGGAGCACCAATAAGTGTTCTTCCTAAAACTGATAATGGTCAACTTGCAGCTTTCTATAATATGGACTCTTGGAGTATGCCAATGGCCAGAACTTATAAAGTAAGTTTTAAAAATGGTTTTGGTTCAAGTGTTATTGGATTTGACTATACTGTTAATTTCCAATGGGGCGGAAAGTATGAAGACAAGGGGGCTTACCTTACAGGATTAAATGTTCAGGCGAGTAATGTGAGTGTTAGCTGGGGATTTAACTTCGATGCCAATTCGGAGCTCGTTTCAATAGTTAATCACGGATCAAAAGATAGTCCAGTTGCAGGTGCTAGTGTGAGAGTTAATTACACAGCGAAGAGTGTTCTTAGAGAAATCAAAACTTCTGAGACATTCCATGTGACAGGAAATGGCTTAATTCAAAAGCTTTACTAGTAAATATCTAAAGCGAGAAAGATCTTCTTTCTCGCTCTTCTTCTTTTTCATCTAAAAAATTAAAGACCAAATTCTTGAAAGAAGTTAAGAATCATTTTCGTGGAGTCTGGACCAGCGCTTTGATTATAGGGAAGAGTTTGATCTCCGCCTGACCACTCATGCTTTAAATTTTCTATAAGCAGTTCTTTGACGATTGTTTTCTGATTTCTGTCGTGCCAAGTCTTTACTTGGTAATGGTAACCGTCAGCTCTTTCAATTGCGCTTTCTTCTAAAGAGAGCTCTTGGTAAGAGAAAGAATTGTAAGTTGTGTATTGAGTGGATAGGTCTTTGGCGTGCACTGGTGCAACAACCTCATCTTCACTTCCTTGAATTATAAGGGCGGGAACCTTTGTCTTTGCGTACTTTCCACAAAGAAGTCCTTTCTGAGCCGCGAGATATGGACTTATGAACATTCCTCTCTCTAAAACAGCTTGGGCCATGAGAGGGTTCACTGTTGCCGCGTAGGGGATTCCTGAGTGAGAGGCCACCGCTTTGAAGAGTTTAGGGTAGCAGTTCATCAAAATATTTGACATGGCCGCGCCGGAACTCATCCCAAGTAAGTAGAGCTTTGATTCATCTAGAGCGTACTTACTCTTCGCGTGGTGAATGGACTCTACAATAATGGAAGGCTCTCCGAGTCTTCTTTGGTTAATATCTAAGAACCAATTCCAACAATTATAAGGATTGGTGGCCGGGTCTTGTTCTGGAAGTAGGAGATTAAATCTAAACTTCTTGGCCGCTTCGTAAAGTCTGGCCCCTCTCGCAAAAGTATCACCAGTTTGCTTGCAACCATGAATTGCTACAACCGTCGGCGAGTTTGGTTGAATGCCTTCTGGTCTAAAGAGTTTATATTCTCTTAGACCGTAGGGAGTAAGAATTTTATGAGTTGTTAATTGGGCCAAAGAATTTGACCCAATAAGTGTAAGTACAGATACTAGAAATGACTTATTTAGCATGATTTAGAACCAGAAATTTACGCCAGAACCTAGGGCCCAAGCATCAGTGAAACCTGCATAACCATGGGCGTAGCTTAGATG
This window harbors:
- a CDS encoding mechanosensitive ion channel domain-containing protein; translation: MDFKNLIFDNVYSNKIFLSLTIFIVVMILRMFVAKGLNNATNMKIDKRRRWFVNLNSMVSFLILISFFLIWSNEIKTIAFSLAAILVAIVIASKEFTLNFFGGLFKITQNSFHIGDRIEINGLRGDVIDRTLFSTKVLEIGPGHETHQLTGRSIIIPNSVFLTNCLINESHLKNYVLHTFKIPVKGSIDWEASEKLLVEICEKHCSDYFERAQKHFDRIQKTSHLEIPVLKPRVHINVISPDQLDLIVRFTAPAGLKGRIEQRILKDYLREYKNIK
- a CDS encoding PHB depolymerase family esterase; this translates as MLNKSFLVSVLTLIGSNSLAQLTTHKILTPYGLREYKLFRPEGIQPNSPTVVAIHGCKQTGDTFARGARLYEAAKKFRFNLLLPEQDPATNPYNCWNWFLDINQRRLGEPSIIVESIHHAKSKYALDESKLYLLGMSSGAAMSNILMNCYPKLFKAVASHSGIPYAATVNPLMAQAVLERGMFISPYLAAQKGLLCGKYAKTKVPALIIQGSEDEVVAPVHAKDLSTQYTTYNSFSYQELSLEESAIERADGYHYQVKTWHDRNQKTIVKELLIENLKHEWSGGDQTLPYNQSAGPDSTKMILNFFQEFGL
- the lexA gene encoding transcriptional repressor LexA; translation: MTITKKQKEVLDFITAYWDEHEVAPTQKEIKEAFALKSFGSVQRYLKYLKDAGHIDSDWNARRGLKPKENQVINSIDSTIDIPLLGDVAAGIPIEAIENPDNTIGVPAHMIRDNKQYYALNVKGDSMIEDGILDGDIIVCRHQQNANRGQTIIAIVDGEATVKRYSPNKNMIELIPANSSMKPILVDPRESEFSIAGILIGLMRTYE